The following proteins are co-located in the Bacillus pumilus genome:
- a CDS encoding condensation domain-containing protein — protein MELALMALDEVDKAAVIDLTDQAGEKQLAAYIELKEKEMTTFLLRKKLSEQLPAYMVPAYIVILDELPLTQNGKINRAALPDPLLSQVETEVEWSKEKAVIEEIIIDTAKDILGHEKIDPADHFYQLGGDSIKAIQFIAKLKDKGLYLKTKDIFTYPIFREMAQVVQQEPALHISQEQAAGDVKSIPIVEWFWSQRLKDEHFWHQSIIVHSKKKMDERILNDALKELVIHHDGLRLKVQETTNTLYYDESMQHIPLMIHDFTELSEENVQEALKEVGFQLKQRTHLYQGPLIQAALCQTTAQSHLIFAAHHLLADGMSWQILVEDLMKLLHAEKVTAEMLPLKTHSYQTFAERMNQYAASGDVNKEFSYWQKEVQDIQPLYQVAANEGYVKDEIKLTKVLSVELTDQLINQANKAYQTQPHELLISALTQACSQQTNQKQISLELEGHGRNAVQEDIDVSRTFGWFTTMYPVNVNVSESVADHIRAVKETIREVPNKGAGYGLLSLINRQLPDHSAPQLRFNYLGEIDQVLKQSPDYEMSYFSSGADSSLDNQLTTVIDMVATIKGGQLIFHLSFSEKQLSETEMTQLLHEVERQIERLVQHCLEKEEIEFTPSDFETVDMSLEEMDSLFT, from the coding sequence ATTGAACTTGCGCTTATGGCACTCGATGAAGTTGATAAAGCCGCTGTCATTGATCTAACCGATCAGGCTGGAGAAAAACAGCTGGCTGCTTATATTGAATTAAAAGAAAAAGAGATGACGACCTTTTTACTAAGAAAAAAATTATCAGAGCAGCTGCCAGCTTATATGGTCCCAGCGTATATTGTCATACTAGATGAGCTCCCGCTAACTCAAAACGGAAAAATCAATCGAGCAGCACTGCCTGATCCATTGCTGTCTCAAGTGGAAACAGAGGTTGAATGGTCTAAGGAAAAAGCGGTCATCGAAGAGATCATAATAGATACAGCAAAAGATATCTTAGGGCATGAAAAGATCGACCCAGCTGATCATTTTTATCAGCTTGGCGGTGACTCCATTAAGGCGATTCAATTTATTGCGAAGTTAAAAGACAAGGGACTCTATTTAAAAACAAAAGATATATTTACTTATCCAATTTTTAGAGAAATGGCACAAGTCGTCCAGCAAGAACCGGCATTACATATCTCACAAGAGCAGGCTGCGGGCGATGTGAAATCGATACCAATTGTCGAATGGTTCTGGTCCCAGCGGTTAAAAGACGAACATTTCTGGCATCAATCCATCATTGTTCATTCAAAGAAGAAGATGGATGAAAGGATCTTGAACGATGCTTTAAAAGAGCTGGTCATTCATCATGACGGATTAAGGTTAAAAGTACAAGAGACGACAAACACACTCTATTATGATGAAAGCATGCAGCATATTCCGCTGATGATACACGATTTCACGGAGCTGTCAGAAGAGAATGTGCAAGAAGCGTTAAAAGAAGTGGGTTTTCAGTTGAAGCAGAGGACCCATCTTTATCAAGGACCATTAATTCAGGCAGCACTTTGTCAAACCACTGCTCAATCACATCTCATTTTTGCCGCACATCATCTTTTAGCTGACGGCATGTCATGGCAAATTCTTGTGGAGGACTTGATGAAATTATTGCATGCAGAAAAGGTCACAGCAGAGATGCTTCCGCTCAAAACACATTCATATCAGACGTTTGCGGAGCGGATGAACCAGTATGCAGCATCAGGTGATGTAAATAAGGAATTCAGCTATTGGCAAAAAGAGGTGCAGGATATTCAGCCTTTGTATCAAGTGGCTGCAAATGAGGGATATGTCAAAGATGAAATCAAATTGACCAAGGTATTATCAGTTGAGCTGACGGATCAATTGATCAATCAAGCGAACAAGGCGTATCAAACGCAGCCTCATGAATTGTTAATCTCAGCGTTAACGCAAGCCTGTTCTCAGCAAACGAATCAAAAGCAGATTTCTTTAGAATTAGAAGGCCATGGCAGGAATGCTGTGCAGGAAGATATCGATGTGTCTAGAACGTTCGGATGGTTTACAACCATGTATCCAGTGAATGTGAATGTTTCTGAGTCTGTTGCAGATCATATTCGGGCTGTCAAAGAAACGATACGTGAAGTACCAAATAAAGGTGCAGGCTATGGTCTGTTGTCACTCATCAATAGACAGCTTCCGGACCATTCAGCGCCACAACTACGGTTTAACTATTTAGGTGAGATCGATCAGGTACTTAAACAATCACCTGATTATGAGATGTCCTATTTTTCTTCAGGTGCTGATTCGTCATTAGATAATCAATTAACAACCGTCATCGATATGGTCGCAACAATCAAGGGTGGTCAGCTGATTTTCCATCTATCTTTTAGTGAAAAACAGCTGAGTGAAACAGAGATGACGCAGCTTTTGCATGAGGTAGAGCGGCAAATTGAACGTTTGGTTCAGCATTGTCTAGAGAAGGAAGAGATCGAATTTACACCGTCTGACTTTGAGACAGTGGACATGTCTCTTGAAGAAATGGATTCGTTATTTACATGA
- a CDS encoding serine hydrolase domain-containing protein, with protein MRKSQHIVYISFVLAVLWISSVAGQTNAQAAISSKAIDQVIEEQMEHGRIPGMSVVVVKKDQVVYQKGFGYTERKKKEPVTDSTFFEIGSTSKAFTALAIVDLEKQGKIDLKEPVSSYIPGFFPTYHGKPQRITVDQLMHHTSGIPFQTIALIQPDDAKDALKKTVHQLKSIELNRKPGSSFEYATINYDVLGLIIENVTRQPYEAYMKGLFKRHHLDQTEAGPERMKHGVVSEGFKLQFLAPHVYHAPEYRGNTPAGYIVMNSQEVGTWLQYQLTDSTWSRFVKNPDHLTVNVPDEGKHVYYNAGWYIEKKHEHVKSLFHAGSNPNYSSFFLIQPKEGVAIGVLANMNSSYTEQTARLVAKAIVGTNDQEESSMDPFQLIDQLSLAATCLFILLQTVSILRFIKWRKRVKSGAVVQRKMTLGVWLKGLCWVLLLIGILILPMILSQAAFNGLPWKMIFVWGPSTLIELAISYYLFFVWFCTIGFIKGFMVTSTAGKRGQKDDHQTDFGHSSL; from the coding sequence ATGAGGAAGAGTCAGCACATTGTCTACATTTCATTTGTCCTGGCAGTGTTATGGATCAGTAGTGTTGCCGGCCAAACAAATGCACAAGCAGCGATTTCATCTAAGGCCATTGATCAAGTGATTGAAGAACAGATGGAGCATGGGCGCATTCCAGGCATGTCCGTTGTGGTTGTGAAAAAGGACCAAGTGGTGTACCAAAAAGGCTTTGGTTATACGGAGCGAAAGAAGAAGGAGCCTGTGACAGACAGCACTTTTTTTGAAATTGGCTCTACATCAAAGGCGTTTACCGCCCTTGCTATTGTTGACCTAGAGAAACAAGGGAAAATAGATCTGAAAGAACCGGTAAGCAGCTATATTCCAGGTTTTTTTCCAACGTACCATGGCAAGCCTCAGCGGATCACAGTGGATCAATTGATGCATCACACAAGCGGCATTCCCTTTCAAACCATTGCGCTTATCCAGCCAGATGATGCAAAGGATGCGTTGAAAAAAACAGTCCATCAGCTGAAATCAATCGAACTTAACCGCAAGCCGGGAAGCTCCTTTGAATATGCCACCATCAACTATGATGTCCTTGGTCTCATCATTGAAAATGTAACAAGGCAGCCATATGAGGCATATATGAAAGGGCTGTTTAAAAGACATCATCTTGACCAAACGGAGGCTGGGCCCGAACGAATGAAGCACGGTGTTGTTTCGGAAGGGTTTAAACTGCAATTCCTTGCTCCGCATGTTTATCACGCACCGGAATATCGAGGCAATACCCCTGCTGGCTATATTGTGATGAATAGCCAGGAGGTTGGTACTTGGCTGCAATATCAATTGACCGATTCAACGTGGTCTCGTTTTGTGAAAAATCCTGATCACTTGACTGTGAATGTCCCAGACGAAGGGAAGCATGTCTATTACAATGCCGGCTGGTATATAGAAAAAAAACATGAGCATGTGAAATCGTTATTCCATGCAGGCTCTAACCCAAATTATTCATCATTTTTTCTGATCCAGCCAAAAGAAGGCGTTGCGATCGGAGTGTTAGCAAATATGAATAGCAGCTACACCGAACAAACGGCTCGTCTTGTTGCCAAAGCGATTGTGGGAACAAATGATCAAGAAGAATCATCAATGGATCCATTTCAGCTCATTGATCAATTGAGTCTTGCCGCTACATGTCTTTTTATTTTACTGCAAACGGTGTCTATTCTTCGATTTATCAAGTGGAGGAAGCGTGTAAAAAGTGGTGCTGTGGTTCAGCGGAAAATGACACTTGGCGTTTGGCTGAAAGGTCTCTGCTGGGTATTGCTCTTGATCGGAATATTGATCCTGCCAATGATTCTATCGCAGGCTGCCTTTAATGGGCTGCCTTGGAAAATGATTTTTGTATGGGGACCTTCCACTCTCATTGAACTAGCGATCTCTTATTATTTGTTTTTTGTTTGGTTTTGTACGATTGGTTTCATCAAAGGATTCATGGTGACATCTACTGCTGGAAAGAGAGGACAAAAAGATGACCATCAAACAGATTTCGGGCATTCATCCTTATAA
- a CDS encoding C39 family peptidase has protein sequence MTIKQISGIHPYNDLFYRSCFFNCFFPIVKLHDQEVAPYLLNDQFAYGLTEEGFLQIDWMSTHDPEKIMNLQGIQVEKITRCANLIEKVKQDVSLNRPVIVWVDPYVQRGRKEYLTKHSRHSILITGFHENQQIFHVLENRHLDNLSYEHQVLPYTDVQKGYDTFHDYFQPNDQFHSYAAFHFDSKKVSTELFAQKTAYFLRNMHGQLDAIEKGITALETFYEQFSQLNDIEKLVASFNQVINTKKVELYRLSLIKEDLPELMRWMERILAEWEKARHQAAKLLFSGDMSSRYQASIKASLEQIIHDEKNWLEALAIKCKRECGVS, from the coding sequence ATGACCATCAAACAGATTTCGGGCATTCATCCTTATAATGATTTGTTTTATCGCAGTTGCTTCTTCAATTGCTTTTTCCCGATTGTCAAGCTGCATGATCAAGAAGTCGCTCCATACTTATTAAATGATCAATTCGCATATGGCCTTACAGAAGAAGGTTTTTTGCAGATTGACTGGATGTCGACACACGATCCAGAAAAGATTATGAATTTACAAGGCATTCAAGTCGAAAAAATCACGCGTTGTGCCAATCTCATTGAGAAAGTCAAACAAGATGTGTCGCTGAATCGCCCGGTTATTGTGTGGGTAGATCCTTACGTTCAGCGAGGTAGAAAAGAGTATTTGACGAAACATAGCCGGCATTCGATTTTAATCACGGGTTTTCATGAAAATCAGCAAATTTTCCATGTATTAGAGAATCGGCATTTAGATAATTTGTCGTATGAGCATCAAGTGTTGCCATATACAGACGTGCAGAAAGGATATGACACCTTTCATGATTATTTTCAGCCGAATGATCAATTTCATTCCTATGCGGCTTTCCACTTTGATTCGAAAAAGGTCTCGACTGAATTATTTGCTCAAAAAACAGCTTATTTCCTGAGAAATATGCATGGTCAGCTTGACGCAATAGAAAAAGGAATCACAGCACTCGAAACATTTTATGAGCAGTTTTCGCAATTGAATGACATCGAGAAGCTCGTGGCATCTTTCAATCAGGTCATCAATACGAAGAAAGTGGAGCTCTATCGGCTGAGTCTGATCAAAGAAGATCTGCCTGAGTTGATGCGGTGGATGGAACGTATTTTAGCAGAATGGGAGAAAGCGAGGCATCAGGCAGCGAAACTCCTTTTTTCAGGTGACATGTCCAGCAGGTACCAAGCCAGCATCAAAGCTTCCTTAGAACAAATTATCCATGATGAAAAAAACTGGCTTGAAGCGTTGGCAATCAAATGCAAAAGGGAGTGTGGCGTGTCGTGA
- a CDS encoding thioesterase II family protein, whose translation MKLFCLPYAGGASTVFSTWKSYIDRSIEIRALELPGHGTRMTEPVLTDLQQVADDLYLQASSFLKDGEPYAIFGHSMGAVLAYELQKRMKTRFNKEPVHVFYSGRFPPHIPEKKVYHQLSDTKLKEAIIAMGGVPEELADNHAVLDFFLPILRADFQLLETYQCDEVVPAACPISIFYGTRDLPSVLFDLDDWDQYTSEDCAFFEFDGDHFFIHSLTNEVVEKINVILKRMGVLEK comes from the coding sequence GTGAAGTTATTTTGCTTACCGTACGCAGGTGGAGCAAGCACCGTATTCAGTACGTGGAAATCTTATATAGACCGGTCGATAGAAATTCGTGCACTTGAACTCCCTGGACACGGGACAAGAATGACAGAGCCTGTGCTGACCGATTTACAGCAGGTCGCAGATGATCTTTATTTACAGGCGTCCTCTTTCTTAAAAGATGGAGAGCCCTACGCCATTTTCGGTCATAGTATGGGAGCTGTCCTTGCATACGAATTACAAAAAAGAATGAAAACAAGATTCAACAAAGAGCCTGTCCATGTCTTTTATTCTGGACGCTTTCCACCACACATTCCAGAAAAAAAAGTCTATCATCAGCTGTCAGATACCAAATTAAAAGAGGCGATTATTGCAATGGGCGGCGTTCCTGAGGAGCTTGCCGATAACCATGCAGTACTTGATTTCTTTCTGCCGATTTTAAGAGCAGACTTTCAGCTTCTAGAGACCTATCAGTGTGATGAAGTCGTTCCAGCTGCTTGTCCAATTTCTATTTTTTATGGTACGCGAGATTTGCCTTCTGTGCTGTTCGATTTAGACGATTGGGACCAATATACAAGCGAAGATTGTGCGTTTTTTGAATTCGATGGAGATCACTTTTTTATTCATTCATTAACAAATGAAGTGGTAGAGAAAATCAATGTCATTTTAAAGCGAATGGGAGTGTTGGAGAAATGA
- a CDS encoding 3-hydroxyacyl-CoA dehydrogenase family protein, producing the protein MNKKHIGVIGAGVMGADMALDLSANGYQVTLVDITEEKLNEALEKIKKTYQLVQFVRKKKISLSLENVLSQIQLTTSFEGLHDAHIVIENVTEDWEMKKPIYEKLRDICAKETIYFVNTSCISITKVGALMHYPEKVIGAHFMNPVPLKALVEVIRGKATSDDTVETAKGFLKSFDKTPVVVHDLPGFVSNRVLMLTINEAIWTVQDQVATPADVDKIFRGGFGHKMGPLATGDLIGLDTILNSLLVLYESYKDPKFRPCPLLVKMVDAGEYGKKSGKGFFQYDM; encoded by the coding sequence ATGAACAAGAAGCACATAGGCGTGATTGGAGCAGGTGTGATGGGGGCTGATATGGCTTTAGACCTTTCAGCAAATGGCTATCAAGTCACACTAGTTGATATCACAGAAGAAAAACTAAACGAAGCGCTAGAAAAAATCAAGAAGACATACCAATTGGTTCAATTTGTGAGAAAGAAGAAAATTTCGTTGTCTTTAGAAAACGTATTGTCTCAAATCCAGCTAACGACTTCATTTGAAGGCTTACATGATGCGCATATCGTCATTGAAAATGTGACAGAAGATTGGGAGATGAAAAAACCAATTTATGAAAAGCTGCGAGATATATGTGCGAAAGAAACCATTTATTTTGTCAACACAAGCTGTATTTCCATCACAAAGGTAGGGGCCCTTATGCATTACCCTGAGAAGGTCATTGGGGCGCATTTTATGAACCCTGTTCCTCTTAAAGCGTTAGTTGAAGTGATTAGAGGAAAAGCAACGTCTGATGACACAGTTGAAACGGCAAAAGGTTTCTTGAAATCCTTTGATAAAACACCTGTAGTGGTACATGATCTCCCAGGATTTGTTTCCAACCGAGTGCTTATGCTGACAATCAACGAAGCCATTTGGACGGTGCAAGATCAAGTTGCCACACCAGCGGATGTCGATAAAATTTTCCGCGGAGGTTTCGGTCATAAAATGGGTCCACTTGCGACAGGTGACTTGATCGGGCTCGATACGATTTTGAATTCTTTGCTTGTTTTATACGAGAGTTACAAAGATCCGAAGTTCCGTCCGTGTCCTCTACTTGTCAAAATGGTCGACGCAGGCGAGTACGGAAAAAAATCAGGTAAGGGCTTTTTCCAATATGACATGTGA
- a CDS encoding HAD-IIIC family phosphatase: MAKQIKCVVWDLDHTLWDGILLESDEVTLKPSIKEVLTELDERGILLSIASRNDETAVKEKLSAFGIDHFFLYPEIHWNAKSSSLKRISERLNIHKDTILFIDDQPFEREEVKAVHPEITCWDAVDYMTLLTDDRLRPVFITEDARRRRKMYLEADKRQQEEEKYEGPPEKFLASLHMKFVISEAGEQDLQRAEELTVRTNQLNASGKTYDYAELDYFRQSDAHLLLVCELEDKFGSYGKIGLSLIEEIGDTWHVKLLLMSCRVMSRGVGTILLTTILQEAKKRGKRLVADFKQTDRNRMMYITYKFANFKEIENGEDGYILFENDLSLIQPFPEYVDVKVEIDQKAPAKQ, encoded by the coding sequence ATGGCTAAGCAAATCAAGTGTGTTGTCTGGGATTTAGATCATACATTATGGGATGGGATTTTACTTGAATCAGATGAGGTGACGTTAAAGCCATCGATCAAGGAAGTGTTAACGGAGCTAGATGAGCGCGGTATCCTTCTTTCTATCGCAAGCCGAAATGATGAAACAGCCGTGAAGGAAAAGCTCTCCGCCTTCGGAATCGATCATTTCTTCCTCTATCCAGAGATTCATTGGAATGCCAAATCTAGTTCATTAAAGAGAATCAGCGAGCGCTTGAATATTCATAAAGATACCATTCTCTTTATTGATGATCAGCCATTTGAACGAGAAGAAGTGAAGGCTGTTCATCCGGAGATTACGTGCTGGGATGCGGTGGATTATATGACGTTGCTCACAGATGATCGGCTGCGTCCAGTCTTTATCACAGAGGATGCAAGACGACGCAGAAAAATGTACTTAGAAGCGGATAAAAGGCAGCAGGAAGAAGAGAAATATGAAGGGCCGCCTGAGAAATTTTTGGCGTCTTTACATATGAAATTCGTTATATCGGAAGCAGGAGAACAGGACCTCCAGCGAGCCGAAGAACTAACTGTCCGTACCAATCAATTAAATGCAAGCGGAAAAACCTACGATTATGCAGAGCTTGATTACTTCCGTCAATCAGATGCTCACTTGCTGCTTGTCTGTGAACTTGAAGACAAATTCGGGTCCTATGGGAAAATTGGACTCTCATTAATAGAAGAAATAGGTGACACCTGGCATGTCAAACTGCTGCTCATGTCTTGCCGCGTCATGTCTCGAGGTGTCGGGACCATTTTACTCACAACGATTTTGCAAGAAGCGAAAAAGCGAGGAAAGCGGCTTGTGGCCGACTTTAAACAAACAGACCGAAACCGCATGATGTATATCACATACAAGTTTGCGAATTTCAAAGAAATCGAGAATGGGGAGGATGGCTATATTTTGTTTGAAAACGATTTAAGCTTGATTCAGCCTTTCCCAGAATACGTAGATGTCAAAGTTGAGATTGACCAAAAAGCCCCAGCCAAACAATAA
- a CDS encoding acyl carrier protein, whose amino-acid sequence MNLHEQVRAYIEQNLVVFDEEIELGNDDHIFEQGFVNSLFAMKLVNYIEHDFHFQLDNEDLDIANFSTVNRIVSLIEKKQQGAALHENS is encoded by the coding sequence ATGAACCTACACGAACAAGTAAGAGCATATATCGAGCAAAACCTAGTGGTATTTGATGAAGAAATTGAGTTAGGAAATGATGATCACATTTTTGAACAAGGCTTTGTCAATTCTCTCTTTGCGATGAAACTAGTGAACTACATTGAACATGACTTTCACTTCCAGTTAGACAACGAAGACCTCGACATTGCCAATTTTAGTACGGTCAATCGCATTGTCTCCTTAATTGAGAAAAAACAACAGGGGGCGGCCCTTCATGAAAACAGCTGA
- a CDS encoding acyl-CoA dehydrogenase family protein yields the protein MKTAEQTIDAIEEIRQYCDEHIRPFANEFDETEHLPESLIRDMAKRGYLAAGIPSSYQGLGLDPIAYGQFTEQVGKACCNVRTLLTVNSLVGEAILRYGTEDQKQGWLVALAKGEKIGAFALSEPNIGSDANHVETSYQKDGQSYVLNGKKKWISFGAIADFFIVIARDGEQVTAFLVERDQPGVEIERITGMMANRASYLAEITLDHVQVHEDCVLGPVGGGFNHVVSLALDHGRYSVAWAGLAIAQEAVDSLVTYSRKRTQFNEKLYKHQMIKGMIGDAVTQLHAARALCLKAGEMRQAQHPDAITETSIAKYFTSKIAVDITNTNVQIHGGSGFSRENSASRLYREAKVLEIIEGTSQIQQQVIANYGLRHYFVKHS from the coding sequence ATGAAAACAGCTGAACAAACAATTGATGCCATTGAGGAAATACGACAGTATTGCGATGAACATATCCGTCCGTTTGCCAATGAATTCGATGAAACAGAACATTTGCCGGAGTCGCTGATTCGCGATATGGCGAAAAGAGGCTACTTGGCAGCAGGTATCCCATCATCCTATCAAGGACTGGGGCTTGATCCGATTGCGTATGGACAGTTCACTGAACAAGTAGGGAAAGCTTGCTGTAATGTACGGACATTATTGACAGTGAACTCTCTCGTAGGAGAAGCCATTCTTCGTTATGGAACAGAAGACCAAAAACAAGGCTGGCTCGTTGCATTAGCCAAAGGGGAAAAAATCGGTGCCTTTGCTTTGTCAGAGCCGAATATTGGATCAGATGCCAATCATGTTGAAACAAGCTATCAAAAGGATGGACAGTCTTATGTCTTGAATGGGAAGAAAAAGTGGATTTCCTTTGGAGCGATTGCGGATTTCTTTATTGTGATTGCTAGAGATGGCGAACAAGTCACCGCATTCCTTGTCGAGCGAGATCAGCCAGGTGTAGAGATTGAGAGGATTACAGGAATGATGGCCAACCGAGCGTCTTATTTAGCAGAAATCACCCTCGATCATGTACAGGTGCATGAAGACTGTGTCTTAGGACCAGTTGGGGGCGGATTTAACCATGTGGTGTCACTTGCTTTAGATCATGGAAGATACAGTGTTGCTTGGGCAGGGCTTGCCATTGCACAGGAAGCCGTTGATTCTCTCGTCACGTATTCACGTAAAAGAACACAATTTAATGAAAAACTTTACAAGCATCAAATGATCAAAGGCATGATCGGAGATGCGGTCACCCAGCTCCATGCAGCGAGAGCCTTATGCCTAAAGGCCGGAGAAATGAGACAAGCGCAGCATCCTGATGCCATCACAGAGACATCAATCGCAAAATATTTCACATCTAAAATCGCCGTTGATATTACAAATACAAATGTCCAAATCCATGGTGGAAGCGGATTTAGCCGGGAAAATTCAGCTTCAAGACTGTATCGTGAAGCGAAGGTGCTTGAAATTATTGAAGGGACTTCACAAATTCAGCAGCAGGTCATTGCTAACTATGGTTTACGCCATTATTTCGTGAAGCATTCTTAG